The window GTGAGTTTTTAGGAAGTCTTTTCACACCaatgaatttaaattaaagagAGCTCGCAGTTATCCCAGAGCTCAGATTCTTCAGAGGTAGGAGCTAGGCTAGATAATTTCCACAAATGGATATCTATTATATCATGTGTATCGTGTTGAAACCAAGTGTAGTTCAAAAACAGCCCGTTAGAAGAAAACACTGATTGTAGTTAATAGCCATTATGTGACTTTGCACACAGCAGCCACTAGAAACGTTGCTTTGGATTTATAATAAAAGGGCAGGATAAGATAAGCATGCAACAATTTTATCAGATCACTTAACACACGCTAGATTTAAGATCTAGAGCACAGaaatcacaaaaataaaataaaaatttgaaCTCAAAGatgtaaataaagtaaaaacgGTCCTGACGTGATTAGACAACTGTGAAACACTAATAATGAGCCTCCAGTATGTGACATCACCTTTGATTTACAACCCAACTGTCATTCTATTAATGTGTCAGCTTGaagcatgaataaataaatcacatttacaCAAGCCGTTCAAGTCTTGTGTGCTACCTGTGTAATGGAACATGCATCAAGACATTTAGGGACACAGAGGCGGGACTGCATGCGAGTAAAATGCGCTCATGCTTCATTGAAACATGTAGACGATGATGTTAGTCGTCATTAGTTAGTGACAGCCAGTGGGTCATCATGCATGAgacagatggagatggagagggagcagcagatgaaCTACAACCGATGGTTCATGACAGACACATTAAGTTCTGTACATACCCAGAAAGAGCCTCTTAGGGATTCGTACTTCCTCATCCTTACTGTCTGTTGctacagacaaaaaacaaaacaaaaaaaaaaaaacgggacagaaagaaaaacagcttggttttctgtatttttcagcAGCTAGAGGCGACTGGTGGTGCGTCAGATTACTGAACACAGGTGTAAGGTTTCAATACCCAAAAGTTGCTCAGACACACAAGTCACTGAGAAATGCAGTACGACCGTAACTTTTGGTTTCCTTTACAGAGTCTTTAAAAAGGCCCACAAATCAACCTTATGATGCGAGACTTATCTGATAAAGCCTGAGGGTGGCTTGTGATGCAGACTCCTGCCTTCACGCTGCCAAAGGAGAGGAAGCATAGCTCAGAGTCCCGTGGCGAAGAAGGCAAACATGTGACACAAACTTGAGCACATGACCGATAATACCTTACAAGGCCATTGTAGAACTTTATGAGAACACTGAGAAAAACCCTGTTGGAGCTTTATAGGGGGTAGCGGTAGAACGACATACTTCAAGACATGATGTGTTCCATTATTTATAGGTATAACTGTATCACACAGTTGGGATCATTTTAAGCAGATGAAGAAACAtccaaataaattaaaatatccATTTTTATAAGCAGTTCATATTTTTGTTCAGGACTGGCATTTAATATGATTTGTGGCCTTTTTTGGGACCATAAGGGTGAATGTGCAGTACAGTAGAGCAATATCAGTGTGGTTGAGTTACAGAGTAACGTAAAGTAGGTTTAACCTGATTCTCCAAAGTTCCCAATAAAACAGGTCTTTGTTTGACCTGTTTTTTTGGGAACCTGTTTCACTGAAAAGTACCTGAACGACACCATCCGCACACATTGCCACACACAGAGCGTCTGACCTATAAAGGAGCGCCTCTTGGTGCTGAGCTCGGTGGCCACGCGGACGCCGGTGCACAGGTTGAGCATGGCGAGCATGGTGGCGATCATGATGATGctctgccacagcagcagcgtctcgAAGTAGCGACcgaacctggaggaggaggagaacaaaagaATGTGACCACGGCCATCGAGCGCGTCCATCACCTTCCTGCTGGTACCAGTTCTCCCACAGCATCTGTGGAAGGATCTGAAAAAGGTGCAAGGTGTCCCTGGGGCCAGAGTCAAATCACAGCACACAACAGCTGCCCCAGTTCGGATCAGGTCAAACAATGAACAGACAGGACACACTTTATTACCTGAAGAGTATTCTGAGGATGTTTGCCACCAGGAGGACAAGGCACACATAGGTGGAGAACCCCTCTGCGTTCTGGGTCCGGCGGATGTCTCGGTACTGGGGGATGTATGGCACCACCCCGCCGAACACCATGGCACCGGCTGCGACCCACGACACCAGGCTGCCGAACACGGCCAAGATCTGGTCGAACGCCTCATCTTCCAtgatcagctgctgctcaccacGACTACACCCGTACGTACGGCTGCCACCGGCACTGCTAGAACCGGTTTATCGTCCACCTGTGCCTTGTATTGACTTTCGTAATTACATCCGTGTTTCCCGTGCATACTCCCTACGCGGTTTACGCAGACAATGAAGACAGGCCGAGGGATACGATCGCAGTAACAGCCCGACAAGAGTCCCGAAAAACATGAATGTTAGCTACAGCAGCGACATAACAAGGAGGAGACGGCTGCTGCTGATAATCCGATCAATACGTCCCATCTCTGAGTCAACACTTGTGCCGATGCTAGCTACCGCGTTTTAGGAAGACGGCatttaaagcagaaaaagaaaccTACAGAAGCTGCATAAAAAGCTCTTAAAATTAAATACTTAGTTTTGCATAGTGTCCGTATATAACAAATCTTTCTCCATTGACTAGCTCACTCagtagtgtttttttctgtgctcGAACTCCTACTTCCTGAAACGTCCCACGTTACGCTACAGCAAAGACCTTCGACAGGATCAAGATAGTTCACGGACCGCTTTATTCAGTCGTTTTTAATGGCTAAACGTCCAAGGAAGAGAGTATTAAAACCATTTTATCATTGTTTTTGACAACAACTATAACTCATAATTTAACAGAATAAAGACGGGACTCTTATCCTCCACAGTGTTTACCTTAATGCAGGTTTGTGATTAAAAAAGTAAACAGCTCATTTTGCATTCACTCTTTGTACTCTTTTTCCATGCCCGATGGGACTATTCAGATTTATTAGCTACAGATACAGTAAAGAATACTGCACTGCAAAACAGCTTCTGCTCCAGAAATTACTAACACAGAGTGACACGTCATGcccttcctgtttcctgctctgaTTGTAGAGCTGCTTCTTTAATATTTTAGGGAAGTTGATTTCTTTTAGCTGGCCTAATGGTCCAATAGCACACAGCATCTTTTGAAGCTCGACAATCCCTGCATTTTATGCCATGTCAACATTTGTAGTGAGAGAGTGAATGGACACTATCTGTGGATTATAAAGATTTGTAAAGGCTTAATGGGAGTTATGTAAGATTTATAGACGATGGCCTCTCATCTCTCATCTGTCACTTGTCATCCAGGATTATCTTTTATATAAAACCCAAAGCCTCGGTGCAGGAAGAGGGAATTTTTCTACTTATGTACATTAGACAAAACATACAACGAGTGCTCGACAGGCTAAACCAGTTTATAGAGTCAGCAAAACGCTCTTTTCCAtttgtaaacacacacgcagagtaAGCCAGTATCGGGACGGAAGTCTGGTAAAATATGTCCTTCACAGCAAAAGACTGCGTTCGACTACTAAGGTGTTAATAgcatttattaaatattcagcAAAATGTTTTGTTGCACATATCCCAGTCTTTCGGTTTTTACTACCTTTTACATAGTTAAGGTTTATTTTAGTTAAACTATCAcgtattaaaaaaaatcaatcattCTCTTTTATTGACatgacttttactttgaaaacacGCACACTGTCGGCCGACGGAAGTAATTCTTTCAGTATGTGGAACATGCTGCACACAACAAGGGTAAAGTTAAAAGACTCATAGCTAACACCGAAGGCAAATTTTCACAGTTTATTCCTTCTTGACACTTATATCGTATAGATCAATTTATGTGGCTGTGAGGAAACGATGTCAAAAAGGGACATGAAAACAGCCAAAGACATGACAGAAGCGGTAAGCTTGTTTTTGCGAGCtaagttgtgtgttttatgaCTTCAAAACGTGCATCAACATTTCgatggttttatttttcatcttcTGTTTAAGATGGAGGAAAAGATGCAGCGACTTCACGAAAGATTCACGAAAATATCAGCACAGCTGGACTCCAAAAATATCCTTTAAGCGTAAACTGTTAGAGCTCTGACTCTGTGCACAAATATTAATGACTTTTATTTTAGTCGCGAAGGTCTGAACTTGAAGCTGTAAGACACTTTATAAATACTATTACTCAAATACGTGTTTATGTCAGTCACGCTTGTGCCTATGCTGCCCTCTAGGGGGCGCCATAACACAGCTTGGTTGTTCAATGCAACGAAAttgttaataatattaattagaTAGATAATCTTTTATTAGAAACATGTAtggtatttttattttgtacatatagacatatattgCACATGAATATGTCCAGGACAACAACAAGTCACCTTTTCACATAGTTTGATTATTGTTAGAGGTTCCAACTCCTCAGATGTAAATATTTGTATGATATAAACATAAACTGAACGGATTATTTGTCCTCGGCGTATGAAAACTACGTCAGGTAaagtgataaataaataaataaataaataaataaagaaagaaagaaagaaagaaagaaagaaagtaatTAGTTTCAGCCAGTAGTTTAACCAAAGCCaatatgtttaatttttttttaattggtaaAACGTAAAACAGTAACACAGACCTATTGGTAGCGTGAAAGCCAGATAATGGAGGATGTCCATGTGCTGGTTGTTTCCTTCACTGTCACACTAGATGAGATGGGAACACGCATCGATCACTTTGAGAATAACGTGGCCGAACTCATGACACAAGTCAgaatggaggagcagaggatgtCAAAGTGACAGCAACTGGCTTTGTCAGTGGGGATTTCAGTTCCaagctttgtttttgtcaaagTTCTCAGTTAACACCAGTTTACCTCTGAAGTTTTCACTGTGGTTTTAACTAAATTGCATGTTTTGTCCACACAAAACAGTTTAAAGCTTCTattgttttttcacatttagtgTTCTACCTTGGCAAATCTTGTTTGTACCCTTTAATATGTAACAACGCAATAGATGTCTTTACtacctctttttttattaacacttcTAATATTTACTGCCCTCAAGCATCTATGCACGCGTGCCCATCTGCTGGTAGAATTGGATAGAAACACTGCAGGGACCTGCTTAGTGCTCTACAGTGCTGCCAGTGGCCGCTCTTTCAATAGGCTCCATTTAAATGCTAAGTAAGGAGGCATTCAAATGTCCTGATGGTTTAGAAGAGCATGTGGTGACCTGTTAACTGCAAAGCCAAGACCACAGTTTGACTGAAAAAAGTATTACATCATCTGAGCAAAGGTCTCttcatttcatattttcatatatgttttattttattatttacattttaaagataAGTAACATTTTGTTTGTACTGGTTCAAAGCAAAGGAACCGGCTTAAAACTACTGAGTCAATGTGCCAACATATTTGTCCAAAGAGTCCTTGTTAAACATTCTAAAAATGACAGCTACACTTTTCTGTGCGTGATGTCAAATTGACAGCTTCTCTTATGCTACCCATATATTTTGTTTGCGTTTATTATAATGTATTTCATGTTCTCTGCCACTTTATGCTGATTCCCTTTTCTTACATGTGCAACCAGTGGTTAATGCACATGGTGCTGCTCTCACATTAGCTTTcatttaaacatactgtaatgggGTTAATACTGTAGATACCATAGCTCTGTGACTTTTTACCTGTGCACCAAAGTCTATGcacaaatactaaataaaaatatatgataGTCTCAGGTGtcacttcttctttttctctctatTTCCAGATCTATGAACCTGTAGGAATTTTAGAAATTAGAAATTTGCAGATGGCAGATTTGTGATGGTCAGTCATCACTCTTCAAGGCTCCAGAGGTTTCATGGCTCAAATGTGCTTTGAGGAGATCACCTTTCCAGGTAATTGTCAACACAATTAGACGACAGGCAGTGTTGATTATGTTGGGACAGTCATGCCACTGGACACTGTCAACAGGACAACACGCAGACAATTTCAAAAGGGAGCGACCAGCGTGACCACACAAATCCAGGATGGAAACTTGTCAGTGCTTTTAGGTTTCCAGCGTCTATCTCTCTGTGATGGATTGTGCTGCAACCATATGATGCACATAAGCCGCTTCTAGATCACTTTAACTTGTTATCTTTCTTGGCGTCATTTGTATCATAGCGAGTACATGACTTACACAGTCACATGAGTTCAGGATAGAATCAACTCATTTagctgctgttattgttgctgttaaCATTAGTGAATAAATCAAAAGACATGAGCAACATCTTCACCAATAACGTTTTGGTTCCAGCACAAAGTAATGgtggaaaaaacacaatgacGATCTACTGCCGTTAGATTGAAGTTGTGTCTCCCTCTAGTGGTCACATTTGCTCATTACACgcaacgtgtgtgtgtcactgaccTTGGTGCTGAAATTCTGTTTCCGTCTCACTGGCCACATTACTAGCGACACCTGTCCAATCTAATGCAACCCCATGGAGGGTATCCCGTTATGTGGTGGCCAGATGCACCTGGAAGCCTGTGTCTATTTGTGTCTGTTGATTCATCCACAGTGTTTGTGCTGTAGATGGCAGTATTTTTCTGATCGTTCTGCATCACACTgctctgtgatgatgatgataaggcAGCGCCTCAGATGACCAGTAAAACACCCACTCTCATACTGTGCAACACTTACACATGCATGATATGAATCCAGTGTTTGCTTGTATTTGTGCgaatgtgtgtgcacatgtgtgtgaaGAGCTGGTTATAAATGTGCATGGGCATGAGTGGACTTCAAATGCTGACTAACCTCACCATCATGCTCAGCGAAGGCAAAGAGCAAGGATGCTTATGAccgtgttgccatggcagcagacGTTGTgtaatgtgtatttatgtatgtgAATTGTGTTCTCGTGCACGTGGCAGCCaagaccgggggggggggggggtttaaaaAGGAGTGTATTGAGCTGATGTTTGCTGCTCCCCGCGCAGTGAGGGTGCGAGCAGCGGAGGCACTTTTAGCATTGCATGCTGCTACTTTAGCAGTTGAAGCGGTAAATGGAGTTCACACGCTCTTCTCACCGCGCTGGAGTGGCGAGTGGGTGTGTGGAGAGCGGTGGCCAGCAGCGAGGGGAGGCTGAGAGGTTCAGGCCTGTGGCCCACACCGCGTCCTCTCCA is drawn from Betta splendens chromosome 11, fBetSpl5.4, whole genome shotgun sequence and contains these coding sequences:
- the LOC121202583 gene encoding heat shock factor-binding protein 1-like protein 1, producing MTFTLKTRTLSADGSNSFSMWNMLHTTRINLCGCEETMSKRDMKTAKDMTEAMEEKMQRLHERFTKISAQLDSKIDEMGTRIDHFENNVAELMTQVRMEEQRMSK